The following proteins are encoded in a genomic region of Magnolia sinica isolate HGM2019 chromosome 1, MsV1, whole genome shotgun sequence:
- the LOC131255996 gene encoding MAPK kinase substrate protein At1g80180-like, whose amino-acid sequence MAGLQRSSVSFRRQGSSGLIWEDRLLSGDLNQMKKRQEEAEGGVEYRELRTSQSVGSIGLTGRSRSGGGRAWGAAKVSPAIEPPSPKVSGCGFCGMLGRSASTKQPKSRKH is encoded by the coding sequence atggctgGTTTGCAAAGATCTTCGGTTTCATTCAGGAGGCAAGGCTCATCTGGGCTTATATGGGAAGATAGGCTCCTTTCAGGAGATTTGAATCAGATGAAGAAGAGACAAGAAGAAGCTGAAGGCGGTGTGGAATATAGAGAGCTGAGGACTTCTCAGAGCGTCGGATCGATTGGGCTGACGGGACGTAGTAGGTCGGGGGGAGGGCGTGCTTGGGGAGCTGCTAAGGTCTCCCCAGCCATCGAACCACCTTCACCTAAGGTGTCTGGGTGCGGGTTTTGCGGCATGCTAGGGAGATCGGCAAGCACTAAACAGCCCAAATCACGAAAGCACTAG